One region of Salinirubrum litoreum genomic DNA includes:
- a CDS encoding Lrp/AsnC family transcriptional regulator yields MRDGELDAIDRSILYYLQQDARRTSSSDIADHLDLSPSTVRTRLNKLEASGVIRGYYVDVDYDLAGYPLYTKIICTAPVTQRGDLASRAREVHGVTAVREIMTGKRNVYVNAIGESHDDLNRIAEELDSLGLDIVDEQIIRDEYVCPYHGFLDDAATDTPD; encoded by the coding sequence ATGAGAGACGGCGAACTGGACGCGATCGACCGGTCGATCCTCTACTACCTGCAGCAGGACGCTCGTCGAACGTCGTCCAGTGACATCGCAGACCACCTCGATCTGTCTCCGAGCACCGTCCGGACACGGCTCAACAAACTCGAAGCGAGCGGTGTCATCCGGGGCTACTACGTCGACGTGGACTACGATCTGGCGGGCTATCCGCTGTACACCAAGATCATCTGTACCGCGCCGGTCACGCAGCGAGGCGACCTCGCGAGTCGGGCGCGGGAGGTCCACGGCGTCACGGCGGTCCGCGAGATCATGACCGGCAAGCGCAACGTCTACGTCAACGCCATCGGCGAGAGTCACGACGACCTCAACCGGATCGCCGAGGAACTCGACTCGCTCGGTCTCGACATCGTCGACGAACAGATCATCAGAGACGAGTACGTCTGTCCGTATCACGGCTTCCTCGACGACGCGGCGACGGACACGCCGGACTGA
- a CDS encoding APC family permease → MVGPDLDTEAAGENVAGERPAPEPTGVTDETTVHGDAELERTIGLVGGLAIGIGTMIGAGIFVFPGLAAENAGLAATLSFAIGGGIALLVALPTSELATAMPRSGGGYYFISRGMGTAYGAVVGLGLWLGLVFASAFYLVGLGHYVAAVFAELGIGLGVDPVVAVGLLFGVALTALSIGGTENTAALQNGVVAVLLVVLTLFLSYGILDALGVFGRTTAPETFFSQGAFPVFTTAALVFTSYLGFAQVATVAGEIKQPGRNLPLAMVGSVLVVTVFYVATIFVATSAFGAARLGTFGETAMVEVAREFLGLPGAVAILFAGLLATFSSANASILSASRAVYALSRDALLPRRASEVNLRYGTPHVALLAAGGPILVLVSTGRVELLAEVASFLHLVMYGLICVAMLGLRRRSPAWYDPSFRVPGHPVVPVLGALASFALVAFMNLASIGVGVAVMVASYAWYRYYAGDVSLKGDI, encoded by the coding sequence ATGGTCGGGCCGGACCTCGACACCGAGGCGGCAGGCGAGAACGTCGCGGGCGAGCGCCCCGCACCGGAGCCCACGGGCGTCACCGACGAGACGACGGTCCACGGCGACGCCGAACTCGAACGGACGATCGGTCTCGTCGGCGGACTCGCCATCGGCATCGGGACGATGATCGGCGCGGGCATCTTCGTGTTTCCGGGACTGGCAGCCGAGAACGCCGGTCTCGCGGCGACACTCTCCTTTGCCATCGGCGGCGGCATCGCGCTTCTGGTGGCGTTGCCGACCTCCGAACTGGCGACCGCGATGCCCCGGAGCGGGGGCGGCTACTACTTCATCTCCCGTGGGATGGGGACGGCCTACGGGGCCGTCGTGGGACTCGGTCTGTGGCTCGGCCTCGTCTTCGCCTCGGCGTTCTACCTCGTCGGGCTCGGCCACTACGTGGCTGCGGTGTTCGCCGAACTCGGGATCGGCCTCGGCGTTGACCCCGTCGTCGCGGTCGGTCTCCTCTTCGGCGTCGCGTTGACGGCACTGAGCATCGGGGGGACCGAGAACACCGCCGCCCTCCAGAACGGCGTCGTCGCCGTCCTGCTCGTCGTGTTGACGCTCTTTCTCTCCTACGGTATCCTCGACGCACTCGGCGTCTTCGGGCGCACGACTGCCCCCGAGACGTTCTTCTCGCAGGGCGCGTTCCCCGTGTTCACCACGGCGGCGCTGGTGTTCACATCCTATCTCGGCTTCGCGCAGGTGGCGACCGTCGCCGGCGAGATCAAACAGCCGGGTCGGAACCTCCCGCTGGCGATGGTCGGGTCGGTGCTCGTCGTCACGGTGTTCTACGTGGCGACGATCTTCGTCGCGACGAGCGCGTTCGGCGCGGCACGGCTGGGGACGTTCGGCGAGACGGCGATGGTCGAGGTGGCACGGGAGTTCCTCGGCCTGCCGGGCGCGGTCGCCATCCTCTTCGCCGGCCTGCTGGCGACGTTCTCCAGTGCGAACGCGTCGATCCTCAGCGCCTCCCGTGCGGTGTACGCGCTGAGCCGGGACGCCCTGCTCCCCCGGCGAGCGAGCGAGGTGAACCTCCGGTACGGCACGCCCCACGTCGCGCTGCTCGCGGCCGGTGGGCCGATCCTCGTGTTGGTCTCGACCGGCCGGGTCGAACTGCTCGCGGAGGTCGCCTCCTTTCTCCACCTGGTGATGTACGGGCTGATCTGCGTGGCGATGCTCGGACTGCGCCGCCGCTCGCCCGCGTGGTACGACCCGAGTTTCCGGGTGCCCGGCCACCCCGTCGTCCCGGTGCTCGGGGCGCTCGCCAGTTTCGCGCTCGTCGCGTTCATGAACCTCGCCTCGATCGGCGTCGGCGTCGCGGTGATGGTCGCGTCGTACGCCTGGTACCGCTATTACGCTGGCGACGTGAGCCTGAAGGGGGATATCTGA
- a CDS encoding universal stress protein, which produces MTARPSVLVPVRVLQGESIPEGVPQLLANANVVLLGYHVVPEQTAPGQARLQFEERARARLDELEAIFTEAGATVERRLVFTRDGQTTIDRLVYEHDCLAVLVPNATGPPEDVLVALRGTVGADRTARLVAGLFADTETDVTLYHVAGGDESDDDVTLLLDSVGDRLVELGMAASAITTEVGREQTALDAIVEAAESYDAVVMGETDPSLTTLLFGMPTEQVAERFLGPVLVVQRERPPEADGDDDAQDDLA; this is translated from the coding sequence ATGACAGCCAGACCGTCCGTCCTCGTCCCGGTTCGGGTCCTGCAGGGTGAGTCGATCCCGGAGGGCGTCCCGCAACTGCTGGCGAACGCCAACGTGGTTCTCCTGGGCTACCACGTCGTGCCCGAACAGACCGCGCCGGGACAGGCCCGACTCCAGTTCGAGGAGCGGGCGCGCGCCCGACTCGACGAACTCGAGGCGATCTTCACGGAGGCGGGCGCGACCGTCGAACGTCGCCTCGTGTTCACCCGCGACGGCCAGACGACGATCGACCGACTCGTGTACGAACACGACTGTCTGGCTGTCCTCGTCCCGAACGCGACCGGCCCGCCCGAGGACGTCCTCGTCGCGCTCCGGGGGACGGTGGGTGCCGACCGCACCGCCCGTCTCGTCGCCGGCCTCTTCGCCGACACGGAGACCGACGTGACGCTGTACCACGTCGCCGGCGGCGACGAGTCCGACGACGACGTGACCCTCCTCTTGGACAGCGTCGGCGACCGCCTCGTCGAACTCGGGATGGCCGCGTCCGCGATCACTACCGAAGTGGGTCGCGAGCAGACGGCACTCGACGCCATCGTCGAGGCCGCCGAGTCGTACGACGCCGTCGTCATGGGCGAGACGGACCCGTCGCTGACGACGCTCCTCTTCGGGATGCCGACCGAGCAGGTCGCCGAGCGGTTCCTCGGCCCGGTGCTGGTGGTCCAGCGCGAGCGACCGCCGGAGGCGGACGGGGACGACGACGCCCAGGACGACCTCGCGTAG
- a CDS encoding DUF6498-containing protein: MAPTRDGDAQQTGIGFLPVLVANVLPLAGVIWFGWDPETLVAVYALELLVALPLAGVKALFAGTPPAADRENGVFDVAGSDLTAKRGSVTVHERLPPISPRNVPFAVAVVSGGVWVGFFVLAPVSAVVAVREVLGRPAVLLGVVTLVAGQVVETATTYFGRGRYATVSPYAVVERPARTGLLLSVFLFVVTLGGATPVLVVFVIAKVLFEWSGARAERGVGGRLTGWLSGPDSDTTADPVDVPPGDPSATVDVDQRSVVAAAVWRVVSETGPFSVVLATFVWLGVPAFLGGGEPTPTLWFASGLAGLALLGLMLAGDVLEVVLADGWETYARVGDRLVAYDRLTGEPQWTTPLGELRDVTVVETRPADRYFGTRTFTATTGWGEDATERTLGPVGDPETFVEAFDLPVHSTDLSPLDRRFVGAAVGSLVLLVAGAVVVVATPIGPSVSWVVLPMTLPLLGVVPVGLWKLAHP, from the coding sequence ATGGCTCCCACCCGAGACGGCGACGCCCAGCAGACTGGGATCGGGTTTCTCCCCGTCCTCGTCGCCAACGTGCTCCCCCTCGCGGGGGTGATCTGGTTCGGCTGGGACCCCGAGACGCTCGTCGCCGTCTACGCGCTCGAACTCCTGGTGGCGTTACCGCTCGCGGGGGTGAAGGCGCTGTTCGCCGGGACACCGCCCGCCGCCGACCGTGAGAACGGCGTCTTCGACGTCGCCGGGAGCGACCTCACGGCGAAACGAGGCAGTGTCACCGTCCACGAGCGATTACCGCCGATCTCTCCCCGGAACGTCCCGTTCGCCGTCGCGGTCGTCAGCGGGGGCGTGTGGGTCGGCTTCTTCGTCCTCGCCCCGGTCTCGGCGGTCGTAGCAGTCCGCGAGGTACTCGGCCGGCCGGCGGTACTGCTCGGTGTCGTCACGCTGGTCGCCGGGCAGGTCGTCGAGACGGCCACCACCTACTTCGGGCGCGGCCGGTACGCGACGGTCTCCCCGTACGCGGTCGTCGAGCGTCCGGCCCGCACGGGCCTTCTCCTCTCTGTCTTCCTGTTCGTCGTCACGCTGGGGGGAGCGACGCCGGTCCTCGTCGTGTTCGTGATCGCGAAGGTGCTCTTCGAGTGGTCCGGGGCCCGTGCAGAACGCGGCGTCGGCGGCCGACTCACCGGGTGGCTCTCCGGTCCCGACAGCGACACCACGGCCGACCCGGTCGACGTGCCCCCTGGGGACCCGTCGGCCACCGTCGACGTCGATCAGCGGTCGGTCGTCGCGGCCGCAGTCTGGCGTGTCGTCTCCGAGACGGGGCCGTTCTCCGTCGTGTTGGCGACGTTCGTCTGGCTCGGCGTCCCCGCGTTTCTCGGCGGGGGTGAGCCCACACCGACACTCTGGTTCGCGAGCGGTCTCGCCGGTCTCGCCCTCCTGGGACTCATGCTCGCCGGCGACGTCCTCGAGGTCGTTCTCGCGGACGGGTGGGAGACGTACGCTCGCGTGGGCGACCGACTCGTCGCGTACGATCGCCTGACCGGCGAGCCACAGTGGACGACGCCGCTCGGCGAACTTCGCGACGTCACCGTCGTGGAGACGCGACCCGCCGACCGGTACTTCGGGACGCGGACGTTCACCGCGACGACTGGCTGGGGCGAGGACGCGACCGAGCGGACACTCGGTCCGGTCGGTGATCCGGAGACCTTCGTCGAGGCGTTCGATCTCCCCGTCCACTCGACCGACCTCTCGCCGCTCGACCGTCGGTTCGTCGGGGCTGCAGTCGGATCGCTCGTCCTCCTCGTCGCCGGTGCCGTCGTCGTGGTCGCCACACCGATCGGTCCGTCCGTCTCGTGGGTGGTTCTCCCGATGACGCTGCCGCTTCTCGGCGTCGTCCCGGTGGGGCTCTGGAAACTGGCACACCCCTGA
- a CDS encoding AsnC family transcriptional regulator: MSSLAEDWRSRIDAVDARLIDEYQSDFPVAERPFRQVADDLGITEEETFERVRRLREELKVFRRFGAVLNPPVIGSSTLAAVSAPEERFDEVAGIINGYRQVNHNYRRDHEWNMWFVVTAGSRETRDEILAEIEDRTGCAVLNLPMLTDYYIDLEFPVVNGDRFARESLTETDVDATRISEDARGDLTRLEADLLLEIQSGFPLSQTPYRDIAAAIDADVADVLSAVERLLADGCIKRIGCIVNHVVTGFDNNCMVVWNVPDDELDDRGLEVGSLPYVTLCYHRPRRPDQDWEYNMFTMIHGREAEAVDAKIDELATEYLPFEHERLYSTATLKQTGAQYDDLLAEE; encoded by the coding sequence ATGAGTTCGCTGGCCGAGGACTGGCGGAGTCGGATCGACGCGGTCGACGCCCGACTGATCGACGAGTACCAGTCCGACTTCCCGGTCGCGGAACGACCCTTCCGACAGGTGGCCGACGACCTCGGCATCACCGAGGAGGAGACGTTCGAGCGCGTCCGCCGTCTGCGAGAAGAGTTGAAGGTGTTCCGGCGGTTCGGTGCCGTCCTCAACCCGCCGGTCATCGGCTCCTCGACGCTCGCGGCCGTGAGCGCACCCGAGGAGCGGTTCGACGAGGTGGCCGGGATCATCAACGGCTACCGACAGGTGAACCACAACTACCGCCGGGACCACGAGTGGAACATGTGGTTCGTCGTCACCGCTGGTTCGCGCGAGACGCGCGACGAGATTCTCGCCGAAATCGAGGACCGCACCGGGTGTGCCGTGCTGAACCTCCCGATGCTGACGGACTACTACATCGACCTCGAGTTCCCGGTCGTCAACGGCGACCGGTTCGCCCGCGAGAGTCTGACCGAGACCGACGTGGACGCGACCCGCATCTCCGAGGACGCACGCGGCGACCTGACGCGACTCGAAGCGGATCTCCTCCTCGAAATCCAGTCCGGCTTCCCGCTCTCACAGACGCCGTACCGCGACATCGCGGCCGCAATCGACGCCGACGTGGCCGACGTGCTCTCGGCCGTCGAGCGCCTGCTGGCAGACGGCTGTATCAAGCGCATCGGCTGTATCGTCAACCATGTCGTCACCGGCTTCGACAACAACTGTATGGTCGTCTGGAACGTCCCGGACGACGAACTGGACGACCGGGGGCTGGAAGTCGGCAGTCTCCCGTACGTCACGCTCTGTTACCACCGACCACGGCGACCCGACCAGGACTGGGAGTACAACATGTTCACGATGATCCACGGCCGGGAAGCCGAGGCGGTGGACGCGAAGATCGACGAACTGGCCACCGAGTATCTGCCCTTCGAGCACGAACGCCTCTACTCGACCGCGACGCTGAAACAGACCGGCGCGCAGTACGACGACCTGCTGGCCGAGGAGTGA
- a CDS encoding antitoxin VapB family protein: MRESAALRWARLILSVYVCIHMGTKSVRLDDDVYERVIAHKRADETISEAIDRLIGSPSLHELGGILDGDHVDEMRKTIEDADEEDAAEVEEVAERFR, encoded by the coding sequence GTGCGCGAGTCGGCCGCGCTGAGGTGGGCAAGACTGATACTATCTGTATACGTCTGTATACACATGGGGACGAAATCGGTCCGACTCGACGACGACGTCTACGAGCGGGTGATCGCGCACAAGCGAGCGGATGAAACGATCTCGGAGGCGATCGACCGACTCATCGGCAGCCCGTCGCTGCACGAACTCGGAGGGATTCTCGACGGCGACCACGTCGACGAGATGCGGAAGACGATCGAAGACGCCGACGAGGAGGACGCAGCGGAGGTCGAGGAGGTTGCCGAGCGGTTCAGATGA
- a CDS encoding PIN domain-containing protein yields MILDTAFILDLIDDLPEAHEKLDELESNGAVLKLPTMVLLELYIGIEAHTGPEEEKEIRRILRGVPRVDMDSRIAERTGRMIGALDPSTYKRKKGDAVVAATAAVEGEPVVTRNVDDFERYDVEVEDY; encoded by the coding sequence ATGATTCTCGACACGGCGTTTATCCTCGACCTCATCGACGACCTACCGGAAGCACACGAGAAGCTTGACGAGTTAGAGAGTAACGGGGCCGTTCTGAAACTCCCGACGATGGTCCTACTGGAGTTGTATATCGGCATCGAGGCCCACACTGGCCCGGAAGAGGAGAAGGAGATCCGTCGGATTCTGCGTGGTGTCCCCCGCGTCGACATGGATTCTCGAATCGCCGAGCGAACCGGTCGCATGATCGGAGCACTGGACCCGTCGACGTACAAACGAAAGAAGGGAGACGCAGTCGTCGCGGCGACGGCCGCCGTCGAGGGCGAACCCGTCGTCACTCGGAACGTGGACGACTTCGAACGGTACGACGTCGAAGTCGAGGACTACTGA
- a CDS encoding type II toxin-antitoxin system HicB family antitoxin, producing MSTIILPTGSVVIHINWQRCRATRDEGDSGGESVYEGAGRVTATDVETGVASVGDDRAETLWLLADALDAHHGTGESVDTIDEHC from the coding sequence GTGTCCACGATCATCCTACCCACGGGTTCTGTCGTGATCCATATAAATTGGCAGAGATGTCGTGCGACTCGCGACGAGGGCGATAGCGGCGGCGAGTCCGTCTACGAGGGTGCTGGACGAGTCACGGCCACGGACGTCGAGACGGGTGTCGCCTCCGTCGGCGACGACCGTGCAGAGACACTGTGGCTGCTCGCCGACGCACTCGATGCCCACCACGGAACGGGCGAGTCTGTCGATACGATCGACGAGCACTGCTAG
- a CDS encoding DUF7351 domain-containing protein, protein MDSEVTAAFELLGNETRLRTVEALGELSAPGEFSTVSFGDLRAAVGVRDSGNFNYHLQQLVPQFVTASDDGYHLSLPGIFVYRTLKSGLYEERDPDVVQETDDPCEECGTPREVWIESGRATRGCLDCGVIDNQYPLPAGALARLPDVDLERLLFERLAFDKLSFLRGFCPYCSGSVYTELSTARERLADPDVPYTQAVATVSCEWCHWYLHANVVGLLIGHPALLPFYYRHDFDPFFDSLTETFEVSVDVESTEPWRLVTTLVAPDDETLRIVLDGSLDVIDRDLTRATGP, encoded by the coding sequence ATGGACTCGGAGGTCACGGCCGCGTTCGAACTGCTGGGCAACGAGACCCGCCTGCGAACCGTCGAGGCGCTCGGGGAACTCTCCGCACCGGGGGAGTTCTCGACGGTCTCGTTCGGTGACCTCCGGGCGGCGGTCGGCGTCCGCGACAGCGGGAACTTCAACTACCACCTCCAGCAACTCGTCCCGCAGTTCGTGACCGCGAGCGACGACGGCTACCACCTCTCGTTGCCGGGTATCTTCGTCTACCGGACGCTGAAGTCCGGGCTCTACGAGGAGCGCGACCCCGACGTGGTACAGGAGACGGACGACCCCTGCGAGGAGTGTGGCACGCCGCGTGAGGTCTGGATCGAGTCGGGTCGGGCGACACGCGGCTGTCTGGACTGTGGCGTGATCGACAACCAGTACCCCCTCCCGGCCGGCGCACTCGCCCGCCTCCCGGACGTCGACCTGGAGCGACTGCTGTTCGAACGCCTCGCCTTCGACAAACTCAGCTTCCTGCGGGGGTTCTGTCCGTACTGCTCGGGGTCGGTCTACACCGAACTCTCGACCGCCCGCGAGCGACTCGCCGACCCCGACGTGCCGTACACGCAGGCGGTCGCCACCGTCTCCTGTGAGTGGTGTCACTGGTATCTCCACGCGAACGTCGTCGGCCTGCTCATCGGACATCCGGCACTCCTGCCCTTCTACTACCGGCACGACTTCGATCCGTTTTTCGACAGCCTGACCGAGACGTTCGAGGTGAGCGTCGACGTCGAGTCGACCGAGCCGTGGCGACTGGTGACGACGCTCGTCGCGCCCGACGACGAGACGCTCCGGATCGTCCTCGACGGGTCGCTGGACGTGATCGACCGCGACCTGACACGGGCGACCGGGCCGTGA
- a CDS encoding hybrid sensor histidine kinase/response regulator: MFSYAIMSAGEPLGEVRVLVVDDDESMASLTAAFLGRQRDSFDVLTASSGDDALETLDRESVDCVVSDYEMPAMDGIELLRAVRDRRPSLPFVLFTGRGSEEIASEAISAGVTDYLQKGSGEDRYALLANRLENAVRQRRAEQIATETQRRLEEVTEHTNDVLYMFDGEFSELLFVNAAYESVYGQSVDRVEADPQAFMECIHPDDREHVSSGMARLVDGESVSMEYRVNAAEDYGRWVAVEARPVIEDGEVTRIVGSARDVTDQRERRSEIERSRERFRALFEESPDGIVVADDTGRIVQVNQTFVDGCGYDRETVRSMTMDDLDADGESSIAERWATDLDADATVSFESRYRHADGTTVPVEVWVTPLSTGDDQQYLATIRDVSDWQSRESRLDALYRTTQELLTATDRTAVAEIVVRAATDVLGLDVNSVYAPTDAGDRLVPLATSETADALFDDQPVFEPGESIAWSVYESGEDRIYEDVSTDPDRHNEETDIRAEMLLPLGDHGVFVAGSTKPAAFDEGTVRLARLLANTVETVLDRTESYAEVTTRNRKIQRLHESTDEIVRADSVEAVAEVAIETAETVLDVPFNGIHLVDEAGETLEPVAVSQAVVDHLGEAPTYSRNDPARSADRFNWGVFESGEPAVIDDTEAVAGLDASETPSRSGIVYPLGDHGIFVSTAATPGALTETDAALVELFAAVVTAVLDQLESRADLRAERTLLSNIFEQIPVHLFVKDTEARHLRVSTHLFEDADVDTDALAVDDFSPEAVEGKTDVELYRDTERYRESYAADLRVIETGEPLLDVEEYDSIVDEWFLTSKVPWYDEDGTCKGIMGVATEITTQKEYERRLERQNDRLESFASMVSHDLRNPLNVVQGRLQLALEDGDTAHLDPAMRAATRMGELIDDLLRLARQGQDLDTLEPVALDVVSHECWSVVDTSAASLTVETDATVRADRSRLAQVFENLFRNAVEHAGPDVSVTVGTTPHGFYVADDGPGMSTDDGGTATGIEYPDRAEGTGLGLTIVEEVAAAHGWEVEMRDSEAGGLCVAFDGVTFVGESPPDSS, translated from the coding sequence ATGTTCTCGTACGCCATCATGTCCGCTGGCGAACCGCTCGGAGAGGTACGCGTTCTGGTCGTGGACGACGACGAGTCGATGGCCTCGTTGACCGCCGCGTTCCTGGGCCGCCAGCGCGACTCCTTCGACGTCCTGACCGCATCGTCCGGCGACGACGCACTCGAGACGCTCGACAGGGAGTCCGTCGACTGTGTCGTCTCCGACTACGAGATGCCGGCGATGGACGGCATCGAACTGCTCCGGGCGGTCCGCGACCGACGGCCCAGCCTCCCGTTCGTGCTGTTCACCGGCAGGGGGAGCGAGGAGATCGCGAGTGAAGCCATCTCTGCTGGCGTGACCGACTACCTCCAGAAGGGCAGCGGCGAGGACCGGTACGCGTTGCTGGCGAACCGACTCGAGAACGCCGTCCGGCAGCGCCGCGCCGAACAGATCGCCACGGAGACACAGCGTCGCCTCGAGGAGGTGACAGAGCACACCAACGACGTCCTCTACATGTTCGACGGCGAGTTCTCGGAACTGCTCTTCGTCAACGCCGCCTACGAGTCGGTGTACGGGCAGTCGGTCGACCGCGTCGAGGCCGACCCACAGGCGTTCATGGAGTGTATCCACCCCGACGACAGAGAGCACGTCTCGTCGGGGATGGCGCGACTCGTCGACGGCGAGTCGGTGTCGATGGAGTACCGCGTGAACGCCGCCGAAGACTACGGTCGCTGGGTCGCGGTCGAGGCCAGGCCCGTGATCGAGGACGGCGAGGTGACGCGCATCGTCGGGTCGGCCCGCGACGTCACCGATCAGCGGGAACGTCGCAGCGAGATCGAACGGAGTCGGGAACGCTTCCGGGCGCTGTTCGAGGAGTCGCCGGACGGCATCGTCGTCGCGGACGACACCGGCCGGATCGTGCAGGTGAACCAGACGTTCGTCGACGGCTGTGGCTACGACCGGGAGACGGTCCGCTCGATGACGATGGACGACCTCGACGCCGACGGGGAGTCCTCGATCGCCGAGCGGTGGGCGACGGACCTCGACGCCGACGCGACGGTCTCTTTCGAGTCCAGATACCGGCACGCGGACGGGACCACCGTCCCCGTCGAGGTGTGGGTGACGCCGCTGTCGACCGGCGACGACCAGCAGTACCTCGCGACGATCAGGGACGTGAGCGACTGGCAGTCCCGCGAGTCGCGACTCGACGCGCTCTACCGGACGACACAGGAGTTGCTCACCGCGACCGACCGGACCGCAGTCGCCGAGATCGTCGTCCGCGCGGCGACGGACGTTCTCGGGTTGGACGTCAACTCGGTGTACGCGCCGACCGACGCGGGCGACAGACTGGTCCCGCTGGCGACGAGCGAGACGGCTGACGCGCTGTTCGACGACCAGCCCGTGTTCGAACCGGGCGAGTCGATCGCGTGGTCGGTGTACGAGAGCGGCGAGGACCGCATCTACGAGGACGTCAGTACCGACCCCGACCGCCACAACGAGGAGACCGACATCCGCGCCGAGATGCTCCTGCCACTCGGTGACCACGGCGTGTTCGTCGCCGGATCGACGAAGCCGGCGGCCTTCGACGAGGGGACGGTTCGGCTCGCCCGCCTGCTGGCGAACACCGTCGAGACCGTCCTCGACCGGACCGAGAGCTACGCCGAGGTGACGACGCGCAACCGCAAGATCCAGCGACTCCACGAGTCGACCGACGAGATCGTCCGCGCGGACTCGGTCGAGGCGGTCGCCGAGGTCGCCATCGAGACCGCAGAGACGGTGCTCGACGTGCCGTTCAACGGGATCCACCTCGTCGACGAGGCGGGCGAGACGCTCGAACCGGTCGCCGTGAGTCAGGCGGTCGTCGACCACCTCGGCGAAGCGCCGACGTACTCGCGTAACGACCCGGCGCGGTCGGCAGACCGGTTCAACTGGGGGGTCTTCGAGTCCGGCGAACCGGCCGTCATCGACGACACCGAGGCGGTCGCGGGCCTCGACGCCAGCGAGACGCCCTCCCGGAGCGGCATCGTCTACCCCCTCGGCGATCACGGCATCTTCGTCTCGACGGCCGCGACGCCGGGCGCACTCACCGAGACCGACGCGGCGCTCGTCGAACTGTTCGCCGCCGTCGTCACCGCAGTACTCGACCAGTTGGAGAGTCGGGCCGACCTCAGGGCCGAGCGGACCCTGCTCTCGAACATCTTCGAGCAGATCCCCGTCCACCTGTTCGTGAAGGACACCGAGGCGCGTCACCTGCGGGTGAGCACGCACCTGTTCGAGGACGCGGACGTCGACACCGACGCCCTCGCCGTCGACGACTTCTCCCCGGAGGCCGTCGAGGGGAAGACCGACGTCGAACTGTACCGGGACACCGAACGCTACCGCGAGTCGTACGCGGCCGACCTGCGCGTGATCGAGACGGGCGAGCCACTGCTCGACGTCGAGGAGTACGACTCGATCGTCGACGAGTGGTTCCTGACCTCGAAGGTGCCGTGGTACGACGAGGACGGCACCTGCAAGGGGATCATGGGCGTCGCGACGGAGATCACGACCCAGAAGGAGTACGAGCGCCGACTCGAACGGCAGAACGACCGCCTCGAGAGTTTCGCGTCGATGGTGAGCCACGACCTCCGGAACCCGCTCAACGTCGTGCAGGGGCGACTCCAGTTGGCGCTCGAGGACGGCGACACGGCACACCTCGACCCGGCGATGCGGGCGGCCACCCGGATGGGCGAGTTGATCGACGACCTGCTCCGTCTCGCCAGACAGGGACAGGACCTCGACACGCTCGAACCGGTCGCCCTCGATGTGGTGAGCCACGAGTGCTGGTCGGTCGTGGATACCTCCGCGGCCAGCCTCACCGTCGAGACCGACGCGACGGTCCGGGCCGACCGGAGCCGACTGGCACAGGTGTTCGAGAACCTGTTCCGCAACGCGGTCGAACACGCCGGTCCCGACGTGTCCGTGACGGTCGGGACGACGCCGCACGGCTTCTACGTGGCCGACGACGGCCCCGGAATGTCGACCGACGACGGCGGGACGGCGACCGGCATCGAGTACCCCGACCGGGCAGAGGGGACCGGACTGGGCCTGACCATCGTCGAGGAGGTCGCGGCCGCACACGGCTGGGAGGTCGAGATGCGCGACAGCGAGGCGGGTGGGCTGTGCGTCGCGTTCGACGGCGTCACGTTCGTCGGCGAGTCGCCGCCGGACTCGTCGTGA